Proteins co-encoded in one Arachis hypogaea cultivar Tifrunner chromosome 13, arahy.Tifrunner.gnm2.J5K5, whole genome shotgun sequence genomic window:
- the LOC112792694 gene encoding peptidyl-tRNA hydrolase, mitochondrial gives MLNRLSRKCFSSAAAPLPWLFVGLGNPGDKYRGTRHNVGFEMIDAFASSVGIPMDTVHCKALFGKGFVGDIPVFLAKPQTYMNLSGESTEPLAAYYKLPLNHVLVFHDDLNLPCGVLRLNDKGGHGSHKGLKSVIYHFRGNREFPRLRIGIGRPPGQMDPKAFLLQKFNVTARQRIDEALQEGVDALKLLLSQGYDESAKRFNKEQKYKHLRVQTLPV, from the exons ATGCTTAATAGGCTAAGCAGAAAGTGCTTCTCCTCTGCTGCTGCTCCACTCCCATGGCTTTTTGTGGGGCTCGGAAACCCTGGTGACAAGTACAGAGGAACTAGACACAAT GTGGGATTTGAGATGATTGATGCATTTGCTTCGTCAGTAGGAATTCCTATGGATACAGTCCATTGCAAAGCTCTTTTTGGAAAGG GTTTTGTTGGTGATATCCCTGTTTTCCTCGCCAAGCCTCAAACATATATGAATTTGAGTGGTGAATCA ACCGAACCGCTGGCTGCTTATTACAAACTACCTcttaatcatgtgcttgtg TTCCACGATGACTTGAATTTGCCATGTGGGGTGCTTCGTCTCAATGACAAAGGGGGCCATGGAAGCCACAAAGG GCTGAAGAGTGTTATCTATCACTTTAGAGGAAATAGAGAATTTCCTCGGCTAAGAATCG GGATTGGAAGGCCTCCTGGGCAAATGGATCCTAAAGcattcttgcttcaaaaattCAATGTAACAGCTAGACAACGA ATTGATGAGGCATTGCAAGAGGGGGTTGATGCCTTAAAGCTCCTTTTATCTCAAGGGTATGATGAGAGTGCaaaaaggttcaacaaagagcaAAAGTACAAACACTTAAGAGTGCAAACATTACCAGTTTGA